Proteins encoded together in one Triticum dicoccoides isolate Atlit2015 ecotype Zavitan chromosome 7B, WEW_v2.0, whole genome shotgun sequence window:
- the LOC119340059 gene encoding G-type lectin S-receptor-like serine/threonine-protein kinase At2g19130, whose protein sequence is MANLHMFLGLLLLLLLSMHTIPPSIATENDTLAPGQPFAVGDKLVSSNGKFALGFFQPGAGNISSNSSTSPGWYLAIWFNKIHVITPVWVANRERPISGAYLRATQLQISDDGNLVILNNNTQSTVWSTNITNTRANTNITNTRTNTNTTRAILLGSGNLVIESLSSEVLWQSFDNPTDILLPSAKIGWNKVTGLNRVGISWKSRIDPGLGSFSVGLVTNGTRMVTARRRGYPSEVYWWWSPDDHSSMQIPALRKLLHMSPQTSMVVPEYVNNKQEEYYMYTSPDEISSFLFIDVFGQTRLNVWSQDNKAWHSIYVEPADPCTPYAACGPFTVCTGNSHPPCECMQSFSRTSPQDWELGDRTGGCSGNTPLDCNGNRSSTDVFHPIARVTLPYGPWSLQHTPATRSECEWACLGNCSCTAYSYQDSKCSVWHGELFSVNKDDGIEISSEYTLYIRLAARDVLSSTIDSKRKPAAGVVIAASVISFGLLMLMLLLVILRNRFNWCGMSSQATDQGSVGVVAFRYADLGRATKNFSVKLGAGGFGTVFKGVLSDLTSVAVKRLEGARQGEKQFRAEVSALGLIQHINLVKLVGFCCHGDKRLLVYEHMCNGSLDPHLFQSNGTVLNWSTRYQIAIGVARGLSYLHHSCRECIIHCDIKPENVLLDESFVPKIADFGLASVIGRDFSRVLTTFRGTTGYLAPEWLSGVAITSKVDVYSFGMVLMEIISGRRNASVVHTSGNNHVDFFPVQAISKLHEGDVQSLVDPELYGDFSLDEVERVCNVACWCIQDNELDRPSMGEVVRVLEGLMELDMPPMPRLLAAITTQCSDVTSM, encoded by the coding sequence AAGTTCGCGCTTGGCTTCTTCCAGCCCGGCGCCGGCAACATCAGTAGTAATTCATCTACCTCTCCCGGTTGGTACCTTGCCATATGGTTCAACAAGATCCATGTCATCACTCCCGTCTGGGTTGCCAACAGGGAGAGGCCAATCTCCGGAGCCTATCTGAGAGCAACACAGCTTCAAATCTCAGACGATGGCAACCTTGTCATCCTAAACAACAACACCCAATCCACCGTCTGGTCCACCAACATTACCAATACTAGAGCCAACACCAACATCACTAATACTAGAACCAACACCAACACCACCAGGGCCATCCTCTTGGGCAGTGGAAACCTCGTCATAGAAAGCCTATCAAGCGAGGTGCTGTGGCAGAGCTTCGACAACCCAACCGACATCCTGCTCCCAAGCGCCAAGATCGGCTGGAACAAGGTCACCGGCCTGAACCGTGTCGGCATCTCGTGGAAGAGCCGGATCGACCCAGGCCTCGGCTCCTTCAGTGTGGGGCTGGTAACCAATGGCACCAGGATGGTGACGGCCAGGCGTCGAGGCTACCCTTCCGAAGTGTACTGGTGGTGGTCGCCTGACGACCACTCGTCCATGCAGATCCCAGCACTCAGGAAGCTGCTGCACATGAGCCCACAGACCAGCATGGTCGTCCCGGAATACGTCAACAACAAGCAGGAGGAGTACTACATGTACACCTCACCAGATGAAATATCTTCATTCCTCTTCATCGACGTGTTTGGTCAGACCAGGCTGAACGTGTGGTCGCAGGACAACAAGGCATGGCATAGCATCTACGTCGAGCCCGCCGATCCCTGCACCCCATACGCCGCCTGCGGACCGTTCACCGTCTGCACCGGCAACTCGCACCCGCCATGCGAGTGCATGCAGAGCTTCTCCAGGACGTCGCCTCAGGATTGGGAGCTTGGTGATCGAACAGGAGGGTGCTCCGGAAACACTCCGCTGGATTGCAATGGCAACAGGAGTTCCACAGACGTGTTCCATCCCATAGCTCGTGTGACATTGCCATATGGTCCCTGGAGTTTACAGCATACTCCTGCAACACGGAGCGAATGCGAATGggcctgcctcggcaactgctcctgCACTGCTTACTCCTACCAAGACAGCAAATGCTCTGTTTGGCATGGGGAATTGTTCAGTGTAAACAAGGATGATGGCATCGAGATCAGCTCTGAATATACTCTGTATATTCGCCTTGCCGCCAGAGATGTTCTGAGTTCAACAATAGATAGTAAAAGAAAACCAGCAGCTGGAGTAGTTATTGCTGCAAGCGTTATCAGTTTTGGGTTGCTGATGCTCATGCTGCTACTAGTGATCTTAAGGAACAGATTCAACTGGTGTGGTATGTCATCACAGGCCACCGATCAAGGCAGTGTTGGAGTTGTTGCCTTTAGATACGCCGATTTGGGCCGTGCTACAAAGAATTTCTCAGTGAAGCTAGGAGCAGGAGGTTTTGGGACTGTATTTAAGGGAGTTCTAAGTGACCTGACTAGTGTAGCAGTGAAAAGGCTTGAAGGTGCCCGTCAGGGAGAGAAGCAATTCAGGGCAGAGGTAAGTGCACTTGGACTGATCCAGCACATCAACCTGGTCAAATTGGTTGGTTTCTGTTGTCATGGTGATAAGAGGCTACTTGTATATGAACACATGTGCAATGGTTCTCTTGATCCCCATCTGTTCCAGAGCAATGGTACAGTCCTCAACTGGAGCACCAGATATCAGATAGCCATCGGAGTTGCTAGAGGATTGTCCTACCTGCATCACAGTTGCCGTGAATGCATCATACACTGTGATATCAAGCCAGAAAATGTACTTCTCGATGAATCGTTTGTCCCTAAAATTGCAGACTTTGGGTTGGCATCGGTCATAGGAAGGGACTTTAGCCGGGTTCTAACTACATTTAGGGGAACTACAGGGTATCTTGCCCCAGAGTGGCTTAGCGGGGTTGCTATTACATCAAAAGTGGATGTTTACAGCTTTGGCATGGTACTGATGGAAATCATATCGGGAAGAAGGAATGCATCTGTTGTGCACACTAGTGGCAACAACCATGTCGATTTTTTCCCTGTGCAAGCCATCAGCAAGCTTCATGAGGGAGATGTGCAGAGCTTGGTAGATCCAGAATTATATGGTGACTTCAGCTTGGATGAGGTTGAAAGGGTTTGCAATGTAGCATGTTGGTGTATCCAGGATAATGAGTTGGACCGGCCATCAATGGGTGAAGTGGTCAGAGTTCTTGAGGGTCTAATGGAGCTTGATATGCCTCCAATGCCGAGACTGCTTGCGGCTATAACAACACAATGCTCTGATGTCACTTCGATGTAG